The following are from one region of the Aquirufa lenticrescens genome:
- a CDS encoding D-glycero-alpha-D-manno-heptose-1,7-bisphosphate 7-phosphatase, whose product MNKCIFLDRDGVLNVDRVDYVYHLGHFVIPPGVKEGLQALKNAGYLLIIITNQSGIAKGVYKREDVYLIHDAIQEGTGVKLDDIYFCPYHENFDSHSLTRKPGSLMIEKAAAKYDIDMGASWMVGDHERDITAGTRAGLRTIRLAPAGTETKATHLVDDLLAASKIIVA is encoded by the coding sequence ATGAATAAGTGTATTTTTTTAGATCGCGATGGCGTTCTAAATGTGGATCGCGTTGATTACGTGTACCATTTAGGCCACTTTGTGATCCCACCCGGCGTGAAGGAAGGCTTACAGGCTTTAAAGAACGCAGGATATTTGTTGATTATTATTACAAACCAAAGTGGTATCGCAAAAGGCGTTTACAAACGCGAAGACGTGTACTTAATTCACGACGCGATCCAAGAGGGAACGGGCGTGAAATTAGATGACATCTACTTCTGCCCTTACCACGAGAATTTTGACAGTCATTCGCTGACGCGCAAACCCGGATCATTAATGATCGAGAAAGCTGCTGCGAAATACGATATCGATATGGGTGCCTCATGGATGGTGGGCGACCACGAACGTGATATTACCGCTGGAACTCGGGCTGGCTTGCGCACCATTCGGTTAGCGCCTGCTGGAACAGAAACCAAAGCCACGCATTTAGTGGATGATTTATTAGCCGCATCTAAAATTATTGTAGCATGA
- a CDS encoding aldo/keto reductase, which translates to MKKVYLSDAGPKVSPAIYGFWRWEKEDKKMDEIVHFCLDKGINTFDHSDRYGEYTAEKTFGELLAKKSIQRSDIVLFSKCGVNIPSAARPDIRVAHVNTSAAHITASVENSLRNLQTDYLDVFLLDQLDPLSDIETTALALEKLKSSGKVKNIGVSNFSVYQHQLLVSFLNIPVVSNHIDLNLLNTSALDNGIVDYIKQKYMRPLAVSPLAGGRIEHGTDEQALKLRKKLNEMATKYDSNIESVAVAWLIKLGALPLIGTLEEKRIQNIVDAFEIEMDHQDWYELYNTTKPTQAVLD; encoded by the coding sequence ATGAAAAAAGTATACTTAAGTGACGCCGGTCCCAAAGTTTCACCTGCCATCTATGGCTTTTGGCGTTGGGAAAAAGAAGACAAGAAAATGGACGAAATCGTTCATTTCTGTTTAGACAAAGGCATTAACACTTTTGACCATTCGGATCGTTATGGCGAATACACGGCGGAGAAGACTTTTGGAGAGCTTTTGGCGAAAAAATCCATCCAGCGTTCTGACATTGTTTTGTTCTCCAAATGTGGGGTTAACATCCCATCTGCCGCAAGACCGGACATCCGCGTTGCACACGTGAATACCTCAGCAGCCCACATCACGGCTTCCGTTGAAAACTCGCTTCGCAACTTACAAACGGACTATTTGGACGTGTTTTTATTAGACCAATTAGATCCTTTATCAGATATTGAAACGACGGCTTTGGCGCTCGAGAAATTAAAGAGCTCCGGAAAAGTGAAGAACATCGGTGTTTCGAACTTCTCGGTTTACCAACACCAATTGTTAGTTTCCTTCCTGAACATCCCAGTTGTTTCGAACCACATCGACTTGAACTTGTTGAATACAAGCGCATTAGATAACGGAATCGTAGATTATATCAAGCAAAAATACATGCGCCCACTAGCGGTTTCGCCATTAGCGGGTGGTCGCATCGAGCACGGCACTGATGAGCAAGCCTTGAAATTGCGCAAGAAATTGAATGAGATGGCCACGAAATACGATAGCAATATCGAATCAGTTGCCGTGGCGTGGTTGATCAAATTAGGCGCTTTGCCATTAATCGGCACCTTGGAAGAGAAACGCATCCAAAACATCGTAGACGCATTCGAAATCGAGATGGATCACCAGGATTGGTATGAGTTGTATAATACGACTAAACCGACGCAGGCGGTTTTGGATTAG
- the rnr gene encoding ribonuclease R gives MPSPKELKFLSGLKAEILEFFELNDYRSYSLNQLHKAFAIRDRKTKEIYSDLVGKLIAENRLIKNEEGNVRFDNESFQVTGRVDHVNARFAFVIPEDGAKDIWVATGDLNNAKDGDKVIVQARRPSEKRKNDRPEGEVVQILERRSVELVGVIQVTPHYSFLIPDSKKIYEDVYLPKFEIKDAKHLDKVIVEVTRWGTDGKKAEGRVIKVLGKAGENDTEMHSILAEYGLPYDFPEEVEKAAASILVQIPATEIKKRKDMRKVLTFTIDPIDAKDFDDAISYQKLKNGNTEIGVHIADVSHYVKPGSVLDIEAYKRATSVYLVDRVVPMLPEKLSNGLCSLRPNEDKLTFSAVFELDANDTIVKEWFGRTVIHSDRRFAYEQAQELIENDSDDALVPVIRDLNRIAKTYRKARFDHGSVNFETAEVRFELDEDGKPIGVYPRIRKDAHKLIEEFMLLANKKVAEFVFNKKKDEPKNTMVYRIHEAPDPEKLQVFSSFAKKFGYQVTTDPQHVSKSFNALMENIEGKGEEHVLQSLAVRTMSKARYSTDPVGHFGLAFPFYSHFTSPIRRYPDVMTHRLLQHYLDGGTPAERAPLEIQCKHSSDREKLASDAERASIKYKQVEYMSLHEPQVFDGIITGVTEFGIFVEIGETSCEGLVRMVDLNDDFYDLDKNNYRIVGKSNGRVFTFGDKVQVKVRDTNLAKRTIDLELVGMRSGLVGKFANNRSRKREAPRGGRVIPKGKRRR, from the coding sequence ATGCCTTCCCCTAAGGAACTGAAATTTTTGAGCGGCTTAAAAGCTGAAATATTGGAGTTTTTTGAATTGAACGACTACCGTTCGTATTCTTTGAACCAATTACACAAGGCTTTTGCCATTCGCGATCGCAAGACGAAGGAGATTTATTCTGACCTAGTCGGTAAGTTGATTGCCGAAAATCGCTTGATCAAGAATGAGGAGGGGAATGTTCGTTTTGACAATGAATCTTTCCAGGTGACAGGACGCGTGGATCACGTAAATGCGCGTTTTGCGTTCGTGATTCCGGAAGACGGGGCGAAGGATATTTGGGTGGCTACTGGCGATTTAAATAATGCCAAAGACGGGGATAAAGTCATCGTCCAAGCACGTCGCCCATCAGAAAAAAGAAAAAATGACCGTCCGGAAGGAGAGGTCGTACAGATATTGGAACGTCGTTCCGTTGAACTAGTGGGTGTCATTCAAGTGACTCCGCACTACTCGTTTTTAATCCCGGATTCGAAGAAAATTTACGAAGATGTCTACTTGCCTAAGTTCGAAATCAAGGACGCAAAGCACCTAGACAAAGTGATCGTAGAAGTCACTCGCTGGGGAACGGACGGCAAAAAGGCCGAAGGTCGTGTCATCAAAGTGCTAGGTAAAGCCGGAGAGAACGACACCGAAATGCACTCGATTTTAGCGGAATACGGCTTGCCCTACGACTTCCCGGAAGAAGTAGAAAAAGCTGCTGCCTCGATCTTGGTGCAGATTCCTGCCACTGAAATCAAGAAGCGTAAGGACATGCGCAAGGTCTTAACTTTCACGATTGACCCGATCGATGCGAAGGATTTTGACGATGCCATCTCTTACCAAAAACTAAAGAACGGCAACACCGAAATCGGTGTTCACATCGCTGACGTTTCCCACTATGTGAAACCCGGCAGTGTACTCGATATCGAAGCTTACAAGCGTGCAACGTCGGTTTACCTAGTAGACCGCGTGGTGCCTATGTTGCCGGAAAAACTATCAAACGGACTTTGTTCTCTTCGTCCAAATGAAGATAAATTAACGTTTTCTGCCGTTTTCGAACTAGACGCGAACGACACCATCGTTAAAGAGTGGTTTGGTCGTACGGTTATTCATTCGGACCGTCGTTTCGCTTACGAACAGGCGCAGGAATTAATCGAAAATGATTCAGACGATGCCTTAGTTCCGGTCATTCGTGATTTGAACCGCATTGCTAAAACTTACCGCAAAGCCCGTTTCGATCACGGTTCCGTGAACTTTGAAACAGCCGAAGTCCGCTTCGAATTAGATGAGGACGGAAAGCCAATCGGCGTTTACCCACGTATTCGCAAGGATGCGCACAAATTGATTGAGGAGTTTATGCTGTTGGCTAACAAAAAAGTGGCCGAATTCGTCTTCAATAAGAAAAAAGACGAGCCTAAAAACACGATGGTGTATCGTATCCACGAAGCACCGGATCCAGAGAAATTACAGGTATTTTCTTCGTTCGCGAAGAAATTTGGCTACCAAGTAACGACTGATCCACAGCACGTAAGCAAATCGTTCAACGCCTTGATGGAGAACATCGAGGGCAAAGGCGAAGAGCACGTATTGCAGAGTTTAGCCGTGCGTACGATGTCCAAAGCCCGTTACAGCACCGATCCTGTCGGTCACTTCGGCCTTGCATTCCCGTTCTATTCGCACTTCACCAGTCCGATTCGCCGTTACCCAGACGTCATGACGCATCGCCTGTTGCAACACTATCTAGACGGAGGTACTCCAGCGGAACGCGCGCCTTTAGAAATCCAATGTAAGCACAGCTCAGACCGCGAAAAACTCGCTTCTGATGCGGAACGCGCTTCGATTAAGTACAAGCAAGTGGAATACATGAGCTTGCACGAACCACAAGTTTTCGATGGTATCATCACCGGTGTAACTGAGTTCGGAATCTTCGTCGAAATTGGCGAAACGTCTTGCGAGGGCCTTGTCCGCATGGTCGACTTGAATGATGACTTCTATGATTTAGATAAAAACAATTACCGTATCGTGGGTAAATCGAATGGCCGTGTCTTCACGTTTGGAGATAAGGTGCAAGTAAAGGTCCGCGACACGAATTTAGCTAAACGTACCATCGACCTAGAATTAGTGGGAATGCGTTCTGGCCTAGTAGGTAAATTCGCTAACAACCGTTCTCGTAAGAGAGAAGCGCCGAGGGGTGGAAGAGTGATTCCGAAGGGGAAAAGGAGAAGATAA
- a CDS encoding M28 family peptidase — MNRSRIALFLLLVFALTGAYFVWKPAAEVPAAEVNLVETPDFKADSAYQYIAQQVAFGPRVPGSEASANTLKFLVAKLKSYGWTVTEQPFTAFRYDGKKLQGTNIIAQFQPAIAKRILLSSHWDARSIADKDSVRKDEPIDAANDGASGVGVLLEIARNLHEAKTKPAVGVDIVLFDLEDHGEPEDYTGEHKPNSWALGSQHWAANLVPANYRPYYGILLDMVGGKGAMFPHEGTSMQYAPGIVRSVWATAADLGYSNLFVDQDAFGISDDHTAVNEIAKIQMIDLIDLRASNGGFEFGSFHHTHADNLANIDKSTLKAVGQTLLQVLYRE, encoded by the coding sequence ATGAACCGTTCCCGCATTGCCCTCTTTTTACTGCTTGTTTTCGCCCTCACCGGCGCTTACTTTGTTTGGAAGCCGGCGGCGGAGGTACCAGCTGCGGAAGTTAACCTCGTGGAAACGCCTGATTTCAAAGCGGATTCGGCCTATCAGTATATTGCGCAACAAGTGGCTTTTGGCCCGCGTGTTCCCGGTTCAGAAGCGAGCGCAAATACCCTGAAGTTTTTAGTTGCCAAATTAAAATCCTACGGCTGGACCGTAACAGAACAGCCTTTTACGGCTTTCCGCTACGACGGCAAGAAATTACAAGGCACGAACATCATCGCGCAATTCCAACCAGCCATAGCTAAACGTATTTTGTTGTCGTCCCACTGGGATGCCCGCAGCATTGCGGACAAAGATTCGGTGCGTAAAGACGAGCCAATCGACGCTGCAAATGACGGCGCAAGTGGTGTGGGGGTCTTATTAGAAATCGCGCGCAATTTGCACGAGGCTAAGACTAAACCTGCGGTGGGTGTCGATATTGTCCTTTTTGACCTAGAAGATCACGGGGAACCGGAAGATTATACCGGAGAACACAAACCCAACAGTTGGGCTTTGGGCTCACAGCATTGGGCTGCGAACCTTGTTCCAGCGAACTACCGCCCCTATTATGGTATCTTGTTAGATATGGTGGGTGGAAAAGGCGCGATGTTCCCGCACGAGGGGACTTCGATGCAATATGCGCCGGGAATTGTGCGCTCGGTTTGGGCGACGGCGGCGGATTTAGGATACAGTAATCTATTCGTGGATCAGGATGCCTTCGGAATTTCAGATGATCATACGGCGGTAAATGAGATTGCCAAAATCCAAATGATTGATTTAATCGATTTACGCGCGTCGAATGGCGGCTTCGAGTTTGGAAGCTTCCACCACACGCATGCAGATAATTTAGCTAACATCGACAAATCGACCCTGAAAGCGGTCGGCCAAACACTTTTACAAGTTCTATACCGAGAATAA
- the gcvT gene encoding glycine cleavage system aminomethyltransferase GcvT, producing the protein MEETNLQQVHLNDLHVSLGAKMVPFAGFNMPVLYTNLIEEHLCVRNSVGVFDVSHMGEFFLKGDRVLDFIQYVTSNDASKLVDGKVQYSCLPNNEGGIVDDLLVYRVNATEYILVVNASNIEKDWNWISSHNTFGVEMVNRSDEYSLLAVQGPKAILALQKLTSVVLADMPYYTFKIGEMAGFSDIIISNTGYTGAGGFEIYVKNENALAMWNAIFEAGAEFDIKPIGLGARDTLRTEKGYCLYGHDIDDTTSPIEAGLGWITSFNKDFIMKDHHAAIKANGPSKKLVGFEMIDRGIPRQHYPILNAAGETIGEVTSGTQSPSLSKGIGMGYVSTKHVGSEIFISIRDKAIKAEIVKLPFL; encoded by the coding sequence ATGGAAGAAACAAACTTACAACAGGTTCATTTAAATGACCTTCACGTATCGCTAGGCGCGAAAATGGTGCCCTTTGCTGGCTTTAATATGCCCGTATTGTACACGAACCTAATTGAAGAGCACCTGTGCGTGCGCAATTCAGTAGGGGTTTTCGACGTGAGTCACATGGGCGAATTCTTCTTGAAAGGGGACCGCGTTTTGGACTTTATACAATACGTGACGTCGAACGACGCGTCTAAATTAGTGGACGGAAAAGTGCAGTACAGCTGTTTGCCAAACAATGAGGGCGGCATCGTCGATGACTTATTAGTCTATCGTGTGAACGCAACCGAGTACATCTTGGTTGTGAACGCCTCCAACATTGAGAAAGATTGGAACTGGATTTCCTCACACAATACCTTCGGGGTGGAGATGGTGAATCGCAGCGACGAATATAGTTTGTTAGCGGTGCAGGGGCCGAAGGCGATTTTAGCACTACAAAAATTAACGTCTGTCGTTTTAGCAGACATGCCGTATTATACCTTCAAAATAGGTGAAATGGCCGGTTTCTCAGACATCATCATCTCCAATACGGGCTATACCGGCGCGGGCGGATTCGAGATTTATGTGAAAAACGAAAACGCCTTAGCCATGTGGAATGCGATCTTCGAAGCAGGTGCAGAATTCGACATCAAACCGATCGGTCTAGGTGCGCGCGATACACTTCGTACGGAGAAAGGCTATTGCTTGTACGGACACGACATCGATGACACAACGTCACCGATCGAGGCTGGCCTAGGCTGGATCACGTCATTCAACAAAGATTTCATTATGAAAGACCACCACGCCGCCATCAAGGCGAATGGTCCTTCGAAAAAATTAGTGGGCTTTGAAATGATTGACCGAGGTATCCCTCGTCAACATTACCCGATTTTAAATGCGGCAGGTGAGACAATTGGTGAAGTAACGTCTGGCACCCAATCGCCATCTTTATCAAAAGGAATCGGTATGGGCTATGTGAGCACGAAGCACGTGGGATCTGAAATCTTTATCTCGATCCGTGACAAAGCCATCAAAGCCGAAATCGTCAAATTACCGTTCTTATAA
- a CDS encoding 2-phosphosulfolactate phosphatase: protein MKKIDVCLSPDLIHLYDLSSVAVVVVDIFRATSCMVTAFASGASEIVPVEEVELCQQYGAKGYLTAAERNGITPAGFDFDNSPFSYQVDKVKGGKICVTTTNGTVAIRRSSSAPAVYVGAFLNISRVADALKAWNGNALVVCAGWKGKPNLEDTLFAGALIDALTGEYEVADDAALMAWKQYNLASNDLLTAVKNSSHVNRLLGLGIEKDIAFCLEFDRYSVLPTLEGDALRLV, encoded by the coding sequence ATGAAGAAAATCGACGTCTGTTTATCGCCGGACTTGATCCATTTATATGATTTATCCTCCGTAGCGGTAGTTGTGGTGGATATTTTCCGGGCGACTTCCTGCATGGTGACTGCTTTTGCGAGTGGTGCATCGGAGATTGTTCCCGTAGAAGAAGTGGAACTTTGCCAGCAATATGGCGCTAAAGGGTATTTGACGGCGGCGGAACGCAACGGGATTACCCCAGCAGGATTCGATTTCGATAATTCCCCTTTTTCGTATCAAGTAGATAAAGTGAAAGGGGGCAAAATTTGCGTCACTACCACGAACGGTACCGTAGCTATTCGTCGGTCCAGCAGTGCGCCTGCCGTTTATGTGGGAGCATTCTTGAATATTTCCCGAGTAGCGGACGCTTTAAAAGCCTGGAACGGAAATGCCTTAGTGGTATGTGCAGGCTGGAAAGGGAAACCAAATTTAGAAGACACCTTGTTTGCGGGTGCCTTGATTGATGCCTTGACGGGTGAATATGAAGTGGCAGACGATGCCGCTTTGATGGCTTGGAAACAATATAACCTGGCATCTAATGACTTATTGACAGCGGTGAAGAACTCTTCACACGTAAACCGCTTGTTAGGTTTAGGCATTGAAAAAGATATCGCGTTTTGCCTTGAATTTGATCGGTATTCTGTACTTCCTACACTGGAAGGAGATGCCTTAAGATTAGTATGA
- the thrC gene encoding threonine synthase: MILYSTEHKSPNVSLEEAIFRGLPPDNGLYMPTEIKPLPASFFETIQDRTLPEIAMAVCENLLGDSLSSADIKKIIDQSMTFEAPIVSLEPGTEVLELFHGPSMAFKDFGARFMAAIMSHYLLQSKREIRILVATSGDTGGAVAQGFFNTPGISVTILYPTGKVSDIQEKQLTTLGGNVTALEIDGTFDDCQRLVKQAFLDEELRAAFDLASANSINISRLIPQSFYYFAAYAQAKNKGLNAPLVFSVPSGNFGNLSAGLMAYRMGLPVKAFIASCNENHPVADYLRTGEYNPVASVETLSNAMDVGSPSNFIRMRLLAGDEWSQVREIIKGYYTNDQKTQEIMADVFARTGYVMCPHTAVAYDGLQQYAAEYPGEITGILLSTAHYAKFLPTVEGTLGVSVPVPARLAELLDKTKKSIPMGTDFAEFKAYLLQ; the protein is encoded by the coding sequence ATGATATTATATAGCACCGAACACAAAAGTCCTAATGTAAGCCTAGAAGAGGCTATTTTCCGTGGTCTTCCCCCGGACAATGGCTTGTATATGCCTACTGAAATTAAACCATTGCCGGCTTCGTTTTTCGAAACGATTCAGGACCGTACCTTGCCAGAAATTGCAATGGCAGTGTGTGAAAATTTGCTTGGGGATAGCTTGAGTTCGGCGGATATTAAAAAAATCATCGATCAATCGATGACATTCGAGGCGCCTATTGTCTCCTTAGAACCGGGTACGGAAGTGTTGGAATTATTCCACGGGCCATCGATGGCGTTTAAGGATTTTGGAGCGCGCTTTATGGCGGCGATTATGTCGCACTATTTGTTGCAATCGAAGCGGGAAATCCGCATTTTGGTGGCCACTTCTGGGGACACGGGTGGTGCAGTAGCGCAGGGTTTTTTCAACACTCCGGGGATCTCAGTCACCATTTTATATCCGACTGGAAAGGTATCCGATATTCAGGAGAAACAATTGACGACCTTGGGTGGAAATGTGACCGCTTTAGAAATAGACGGAACATTTGATGATTGCCAAAGACTCGTCAAACAAGCTTTCCTCGACGAAGAACTACGCGCCGCTTTCGATTTAGCCTCTGCTAATTCTATCAATATTTCCCGCTTAATTCCACAGTCCTTCTACTACTTCGCGGCCTATGCGCAAGCGAAAAATAAAGGATTGAATGCCCCCTTGGTATTCAGTGTGCCTTCGGGGAATTTTGGAAACCTGAGCGCTGGATTAATGGCCTACCGAATGGGTCTTCCGGTAAAAGCGTTCATTGCTTCTTGTAATGAGAACCACCCGGTGGCTGATTATTTACGTACCGGCGAATACAATCCGGTTGCCTCAGTCGAAACATTATCCAATGCGATGGATGTGGGTAGCCCGTCGAACTTCATTCGCATGCGTTTACTAGCAGGTGACGAATGGTCTCAGGTGCGCGAGATCATCAAAGGCTATTATACAAACGACCAGAAAACGCAGGAAATCATGGCTGACGTGTTCGCACGCACAGGTTATGTGATGTGTCCACACACGGCTGTTGCCTACGATGGTTTGCAACAATATGCGGCTGAATATCCGGGCGAAATCACGGGAATTCTATTATCTACAGCCCATTATGCCAAGTTCTTACCTACCGTGGAGGGAACGTTAGGCGTTTCTGTTCCGGTTCCTGCACGCTTAGCGGAGCTTTTGGATAAAACAAAAAAGTCCATCCCCATGGGGACGGACTTCGCTGAGTTCAAGGCATATTTATTACAATAA
- the recJ gene encoding single-stranded-DNA-specific exonuclease RecJ, with product MEPKKNWKYVPAPPAAEVEALGEALGLKNPYFLSLLVSRGIKTFQEVKDFMVPEISQLHDPFLMKDMDKAVERLGLALESGEKILIYGDYDVDGTTAVTLVYSYLAGILGADCDYYIPDRYAEGYGVSQAGIQYAKDNDYTLIISLDCGIKAHDRVAWCNENGIDFIICDHHLPEATIPAAVAVLDPKRKDCPYPFKELTGAGVGFKLMIAFAIANDLEQDPLWESVDLLACSIAADIVPMNGENRVLAFFGLAKLGSNPSPGLAYLLKKAKKKAPIQISDIVFSISPIINAAGRMDHAHGAVKLMLAADDQEAEALAEAVIQQNLDRRVVEKEIVAQALAMFEGNDFLLSARSTVLFNPAWHKGVVGIVASKIQDQYFRPTIILTESHGQLVGSARSVRGFDVHHALEECADLLEQFGGHTHAAGLHLKPENLQAFIEKFERIAQEGLANISPKADLPVDLQVPLEALSLSFYDKLLVRLSPYGPGNMLPNFVSGPVFVTKSPFVMKEEHLKIYVGSTPDERGLEVVGFGMKADFYDGLCAAYEQRLPIKLVYHLEVNEYLGNRTLQLRVLDFASFN from the coding sequence ATGGAGCCAAAAAAGAATTGGAAATACGTGCCCGCACCGCCGGCAGCGGAGGTGGAGGCATTAGGGGAGGCTTTGGGCTTAAAGAATCCCTATTTTTTGTCCTTACTCGTATCACGAGGAATTAAGACTTTCCAAGAAGTAAAGGACTTCATGGTTCCAGAAATTAGCCAACTACACGACCCATTCCTGATGAAGGATATGGACAAAGCGGTGGAACGTCTTGGTCTGGCACTAGAATCTGGAGAAAAAATCCTGATTTACGGCGATTATGACGTGGATGGTACGACGGCTGTTACCCTCGTTTATAGTTATCTCGCAGGTATTTTAGGCGCGGATTGCGACTATTATATTCCGGATCGCTATGCGGAAGGCTATGGCGTATCGCAGGCAGGAATTCAATATGCGAAAGACAATGATTATACTTTAATCATCTCTCTTGACTGCGGTATTAAAGCCCACGATCGCGTGGCTTGGTGCAACGAAAATGGAATTGATTTTATCATCTGTGATCACCACTTACCGGAGGCAACTATTCCAGCTGCGGTTGCGGTTTTAGATCCTAAAAGAAAAGATTGTCCTTATCCATTTAAAGAATTAACCGGTGCTGGCGTTGGATTTAAATTGATGATAGCCTTTGCCATTGCGAATGACTTAGAACAAGATCCTTTATGGGAATCTGTGGATCTTTTGGCCTGCAGTATCGCAGCGGATATTGTACCAATGAACGGGGAGAACCGAGTTTTGGCCTTTTTTGGCTTAGCTAAATTAGGTTCCAATCCAAGTCCCGGACTTGCTTACCTATTGAAAAAGGCGAAGAAAAAAGCGCCCATTCAAATCTCTGATATCGTATTCTCTATTTCTCCTATCATTAATGCAGCCGGCCGAATGGACCATGCGCATGGAGCGGTGAAATTGATGCTAGCCGCAGATGATCAGGAGGCGGAGGCGCTGGCGGAGGCAGTGATTCAACAAAATCTGGATCGCCGTGTGGTGGAGAAGGAGATTGTGGCGCAGGCTTTGGCGATGTTTGAAGGGAATGATTTTCTACTCTCAGCACGCAGTACGGTGTTATTTAATCCGGCTTGGCATAAAGGAGTGGTGGGAATTGTAGCGAGCAAGATCCAAGACCAATATTTCAGACCCACGATTATTTTAACGGAATCACACGGTCAACTAGTGGGTTCTGCCCGTTCCGTTCGAGGTTTTGATGTGCATCACGCTTTGGAGGAATGTGCGGATTTACTAGAGCAATTCGGTGGGCACACGCACGCGGCAGGTTTGCATTTGAAACCGGAGAATTTGCAGGCATTCATTGAAAAATTTGAGCGAATCGCGCAGGAAGGGTTAGCGAATATATCGCCTAAGGCGGATTTGCCGGTCGATTTACAGGTTCCTTTAGAAGCCTTGAGTTTGTCTTTTTATGATAAACTATTGGTTCGTCTATCGCCTTATGGACCAGGTAATATGTTGCCAAATTTCGTTTCAGGGCCTGTTTTTGTAACGAAAAGTCCTTTTGTCATGAAGGAAGAGCATCTGAAAATTTACGTGGGTTCCACGCCTGATGAGCGAGGATTAGAGGTGGTTGGATTTGGGATGAAGGCTGATTTCTATGACGGATTATGTGCTGCCTATGAACAGCGCTTGCCCATCAAACTGGTTTACCATCTGGAAGTGAATGAATATTTAGGGAATCGCACCTTACAATTACGGGTGCTAGATTTTGCATCTTTTAATTAA